The following are encoded together in the Flavobacterium haoranii genome:
- a CDS encoding tyrosine-protein phosphatase, with the protein MFWITKKKVFWKDLWKEGCIDMHNHLLWGIDDGSKSLEETIALCNGLQELGITKAIATPHTYPGLWNNSALDINEAYNVYKNSKTTDFIIGVASEYLAESYLEQEIQQNSILTLPGNHILIEFSMLFPPSDRIMESLFQLKLKGYKLILAHPERYLYWKDNLQNFEQLKTFDLYFQINSLSLLGYYGSDVKKLSIQLLEANMYDYIGTDTHRIENINFMKNNPLPLQKSHLKELELIIEGNQIFDITSF; encoded by the coding sequence ATGTTTTGGATTACTAAGAAAAAAGTTTTTTGGAAAGATTTATGGAAAGAGGGCTGTATTGATATGCACAACCATCTTTTATGGGGTATTGATGACGGATCAAAATCTTTAGAAGAAACAATAGCGTTATGCAATGGACTACAAGAATTAGGAATTACAAAAGCAATTGCTACACCTCATACGTATCCGGGACTTTGGAATAATTCGGCTTTAGATATAAACGAAGCATACAACGTTTACAAAAATAGCAAAACAACTGATTTTATTATTGGAGTCGCTAGTGAATATTTAGCAGAAAGTTATTTAGAACAAGAAATCCAACAAAACAGTATTTTAACACTTCCTGGAAACCATATTTTGATAGAGTTTTCAATGCTTTTCCCACCTTCTGATCGCATAATGGAGTCGCTTTTTCAACTAAAACTCAAAGGTTACAAATTAATATTAGCGCATCCAGAACGTTATTTATATTGGAAAGATAATTTACAAAATTTTGAACAATTAAAAACTTTTGATTTATATTTTCAAATCAACAGTCTTTCGCTTTTAGGATATTATGGATCCGATGTAAAAAAATTGAGTATCCAATTACTAGAGGCTAATATGTATGATTACATAGGTACAGATACCCATAGAATTGAAAACATCAATTTTATGAAAAACAATCCGTTACCACTCCAAAAAAGTCACTTAAAGGAACTTGAATTGATAATAGAAGGGAATCAAATATTTGATATTACCTCTTTTTAA
- a CDS encoding LytTR family transcriptional regulator DNA-binding domain-containing protein — MKKKYFLVKNLGVYQDALLQHHFFRIHHSYIINVKKIVKIKKKGELYCELSSGVLIPVAKRRQEAFLNYLQ; from the coding sequence ATAAAAAAGAAGTACTTTCTAGTAAAAAATTTAGGAGTATACCAAGATGCTTTACTACAGCATCATTTTTTTCGAATTCATCACTCTTATATCATAAACGTAAAAAAAATTGTAAAAATCAAAAAAAAAGGTGAGTTGTATTGTGAACTCTCTAGCGGAGTATTAATACCAGTTGCTAAAAGAAGGCAAGAGGCATTTTTAAATTATCTTCAATAA
- a CDS encoding lipoprotein N-acyltransferase Lnb domain-containing protein, with translation MIKKLLFLFLLLGKTISYSQNITLSEKAKVSILTCGLGPESYAMYGHTGIRIKDSLKGIDIVYNYGAFDFSTPNFIGKFVKGDLQYFVTYGNFIEFYYNYQYENREIIEQELNLTPLQIRDLHQQLNQSVFSEERFYTYKFIDRNCTTMVVDKINGILGKEYIKSNTTNQSYREILYPYMTDFYMKLGIQLIFGTKVDEPATRLFLPYEFKDAISATKVNGNLIEKNKATLLKVTQSELPFNWLNSIYSLITILLILVFLNKKWIQISYFILAGILGVFFSLVGLYSLHEEVLWNYNILLFNPLLLVFAWYLKKGIKDRIVLFGKVILALLLVYLAYMTTKIHFEIVWPFIALHFYWIGKIILQIKK, from the coding sequence ATGATAAAAAAATTACTTTTCCTATTTCTTTTACTTGGAAAAACAATTTCTTATTCCCAAAACATCACACTTTCTGAAAAGGCAAAAGTTAGTATTTTAACTTGTGGTCTAGGCCCTGAATCGTATGCTATGTATGGCCATACTGGAATTCGAATTAAAGACAGTTTAAAAGGAATTGATATAGTTTATAATTATGGTGCATTTGATTTTAGCACTCCAAACTTTATTGGAAAATTTGTTAAAGGTGATTTACAATATTTTGTTACTTATGGGAATTTCATCGAATTCTATTACAATTATCAATACGAAAATAGAGAGATAATTGAACAAGAATTAAACCTTACACCTTTACAAATTCGTGATTTACATCAGCAATTAAATCAGTCTGTTTTTAGTGAAGAGCGTTTTTACACTTATAAGTTCATTGATCGAAATTGCACCACCATGGTTGTGGATAAAATAAATGGCATTTTAGGGAAGGAATACATAAAATCAAACACAACTAACCAATCGTATCGGGAAATATTATATCCTTATATGACTGATTTTTACATGAAATTAGGAATACAATTGATTTTTGGTACAAAAGTAGATGAACCTGCTACCCGCTTATTTCTTCCATACGAATTTAAAGATGCTATTTCTGCGACAAAAGTTAATGGAAATCTGATTGAAAAAAACAAGGCAACGCTTCTTAAAGTTACCCAATCAGAATTGCCTTTTAATTGGCTTAATTCTATTTATTCGTTGATTACCATTTTGTTAATTTTAGTATTTTTAAACAAAAAATGGATACAAATTAGCTACTTTATTTTAGCTGGAATTTTAGGTGTATTCTTTTCTTTAGTTGGTTTGTATTCCTTACATGAAGAAGTATTATGGAATTATAACATATTATTATTTAACCCGCTTTTATTAGTTTTTGCTTGGTATCTTAAAAAAGGAATTAAAGATAGAATTGTTTTATTTGGGAAAGTAATTTTAGCCTTATTGTTAGTGTATTTAGCCTATATGACTACAAAAATTCACTTTGAAATTGTATGGCCTTTTATCGCCTTACATTTTTATTGGATAGGAAAAATTATTTTACAAATAAAAAAGTAA
- the istB gene encoding IS21-like element helper ATPase IstB yields MNEITTTKMKQMNLYGMHNAFKTAIESGKTDHYTLDQFIAMLIDAEWDERHNRRIERSIKNARFHYKSNIENINFDASRNLDRNQVLRLAACDFVEKNHNVLITGSTGVGKSFLGTALGYQACIQGYKVSYYNTSKLFAKLKMAKADGSYLRELAKIERQDVIILDDFGLQALDSQNRITLLEIIEDRHNNGSIIVTSQIPVQGWYDIIGEKTIADAILDRLIHQSHRIELQGESMRKKRGINKE; encoded by the coding sequence ATGAATGAAATCACTACAACCAAAATGAAACAAATGAATCTTTATGGAATGCATAATGCTTTTAAAACCGCCATCGAAAGTGGAAAAACAGATCATTACACGCTAGACCAATTTATCGCCATGCTCATTGATGCCGAATGGGATGAAAGGCACAATCGTCGTATTGAGCGAAGCATAAAAAACGCTCGATTCCATTACAAATCCAATATTGAAAATATCAATTTTGATGCTTCACGCAATCTGGATAGAAACCAAGTTTTACGATTAGCAGCGTGTGATTTTGTTGAGAAAAATCATAATGTATTAATTACAGGAAGTACAGGAGTAGGCAAAAGCTTTTTAGGAACTGCATTAGGTTATCAAGCATGTATTCAAGGATACAAAGTTAGTTATTACAACACATCTAAGTTGTTCGCTAAGCTAAAGATGGCAAAAGCAGATGGTTCTTATCTAAGAGAATTAGCTAAAATAGAACGACAAGACGTCATTATATTAGATGATTTTGGTCTTCAAGCATTAGATAGTCAAAACCGAATTACACTTTTAGAAATCATCGAAGATAGACACAATAATGGTTCTATAATCGTAACTTCTCAAATACCAGTTCAAGGTTGGTACGATATAATTGGAGAAAAAACCATAGCTGATGCCATTTTAGACCGACTTATACATCAATCCCATCGTATTGAATTACAAGGCGAATCCATGAGAAAGAAAAGAGGAATCAACAAAGAGTAA
- the istA gene encoding IS21 family transposase — protein MANKVTDMSKIRKVIKFHCSGKSKLFISNYLSFSRNTVKKYISLFELLGLSFEAIDAKTDAELEVLFSQNTVETIDPRLQKLHDFFPQMERELKKVGVTVQLMWERYITIHPDGFKSSQFRHHFKIWSKRVNPVMHMNHKAGDKMYVDYAGKTLSIVDKDTGEIKEVQFFVAILGASQHTYAEASMSQQKEDFVTSVENAMRFFEGVPAAIVPDNLKSAVIKSSRFEPTINETLADLAEHYETTILPARAYKPRDKSLAEGAVKILYRRIYVHLKQKQFYSLEELNQQIWDLLDIHNHKKLTGRPYSRYELFMEDEKQKLRPLPQERFEIKYQSFATVMQNGHALLSQDKSYYSVPYQYVRKKVKLLYTKTTVEIFYKYNRIAIHPRNYKPYDYTTIAEHLASTHQFVADWSASRFIDWASSIDQAVADYIIQIIESRNHPEQAYKSCLGILNFEKKVGKQRLINACKRALDFRIYSFKAIQNILENNLDNADNEQEEEFELPNHNNIRGKNYYK, from the coding sequence ATGGCAAACAAAGTAACAGACATGAGTAAGATTAGAAAAGTAATTAAATTTCACTGTAGCGGTAAGAGTAAATTGTTTATTAGCAATTACTTATCGTTTTCAAGAAATACGGTAAAGAAATACATTTCTTTATTTGAACTTCTAGGCTTAAGTTTTGAAGCTATTGATGCCAAAACAGATGCCGAACTTGAAGTTTTATTTTCGCAGAATACGGTTGAAACCATAGATCCTAGACTACAAAAGCTTCATGATTTTTTTCCACAAATGGAGCGCGAACTCAAGAAAGTTGGAGTTACAGTTCAACTTATGTGGGAGCGATATATTACTATACATCCTGATGGTTTTAAGAGTTCTCAATTTAGACATCACTTTAAAATATGGAGTAAACGCGTTAATCCAGTAATGCACATGAATCACAAAGCAGGTGATAAAATGTATGTGGATTATGCTGGAAAAACACTTTCTATAGTTGATAAAGATACAGGAGAGATTAAAGAAGTGCAGTTTTTTGTTGCCATATTAGGCGCAAGTCAACACACTTATGCAGAGGCATCAATGAGCCAACAGAAAGAAGATTTTGTCACATCGGTAGAAAATGCTATGCGTTTTTTTGAAGGCGTTCCAGCGGCAATTGTTCCAGATAATCTAAAGTCAGCTGTGATTAAAAGCAGTCGTTTTGAACCTACAATTAACGAAACCTTGGCCGATTTAGCAGAGCATTACGAAACCACTATATTACCTGCAAGAGCTTATAAACCAAGAGATAAATCATTAGCAGAAGGAGCTGTGAAAATCTTGTATCGAAGAATTTATGTACATCTAAAGCAAAAACAGTTTTATAGCTTAGAAGAATTAAACCAACAAATCTGGGATTTATTAGATATTCATAATCATAAAAAGCTCACAGGAAGACCGTATTCTCGCTATGAATTATTTATGGAAGACGAGAAGCAAAAACTACGTCCATTACCTCAAGAACGCTTTGAAATTAAGTACCAATCCTTTGCTACAGTAATGCAAAATGGTCATGCATTGTTGAGTCAAGACAAGAGTTATTACAGTGTTCCGTACCAATACGTGAGGAAAAAAGTAAAACTTTTGTATACCAAAACTACGGTTGAAATCTTCTACAAATACAATCGAATCGCCATTCATCCAAGAAATTATAAGCCTTATGATTACACGACTATTGCGGAACATTTAGCTAGCACACACCAGTTTGTTGCTGATTGGAGTGCTAGTCGGTTTATTGATTGGGCAAGTAGTATTGACCAAGCAGTAGCGGATTATATCATCCAAATTATCGAAAGTAGAAATCATCCCGAACAAGCATATAAAAGTTGTTTAGGCATATTAAACTTTGAGAAGAAAGTCGGAAAACAACGATTAATCAACGCTTGTAAACGCGCACTCGATTTTAGGATTTACAGTTTTAAAGCCATCCAAAACATTTTGGAAAATAACTTAGATAACGCTGATAATGAGCAAGAAGAAGAATTTGAATTACCCAATCACAACAACATCAGAGGTAAAAACTATTACAAATAA